One part of the Esox lucius isolate fEsoLuc1 chromosome 10, fEsoLuc1.pri, whole genome shotgun sequence genome encodes these proteins:
- the sp4 gene encoding transcription factor Sp4 isoform X1, whose product MSDQKKEASGSEGGKTDKKDKSSASQQDSQPSPLALLAATCSKIGGQGGVEGQGQIQMQAGQIQLQGGQIQGQIVVDAAGNQTLVQQQLELVPAQFTGNGWQIITTAPQIAKDTANQPVAVTLATTSANDSTPAGRKVKAEGGTNTVAANQQPQQQQFQIIQVQNMPSSGGGVQYQVIPHLQTADGQQIHISPQTATLGGQQIHISPAQGGLPEQVQLIQNQSQTQAILQPANQQAILTGSANQTLQLRPAQSFPLQMQTLQGSQTQVMTTVPINIGGMTLALPVMNNLTGGGAMQLIQSADGSFTVANSNQLVTTTSAAVSGAVTVTGSSSGTTTSIAGGNGAPLDGTQLSSVAGSDGAAERDIQNQPSDQDSQNTQIVQSQANGQSDPPGTIQQVIVGQMGNQVLQQIQIQPQQITQAQIHQQNQIQGQPQQIQTFQLGPGQTLQPIQAFQNQQVLIRTPTLSPSGQITWQTLQIPGGVSVPQQLTLAPVGGGAMGGTGFMHLGGAPLTLSAAQINPGAGVQTVSIAGLGTAGVQMQGVPLTITGLQGQPQGQEGGVKVQSSPVAVTVGSVAGSSLSPDQMGSVQSSSDQEGPPSKRLRRVACSCPNCRDGEGRNSGDPSKKKQHVCHMEGCGKVYGKTSHLRAHLRWHTGERPFVCNWIFCGKRFTRSDELQRHRRTHTGEKRFECPECSKRFMRSDHLSKHIKTHQNKKGGASLAIITTDDMEDSNQGLGSSPRIVTVATLSQDSAPDTPTASSPNQIEGEEEDEEEEEEFE is encoded by the exons ATGAGTG ATCAGAAGAAGGAAGCGTCCGGATCAGAAGGAGGCAAAACAGACAAGAAAGACAAAAGTTCTGCATCACAG CAGGATTCCCAGCCATCTCCATTAGCCCTGCTGGCTGCAACCTGCAGTAAGATAGGAGGtcagggaggtgtggagggacagggacagattCAGATGCAGGCTGGTCAAATACAG ttgCAGGGTGGCCAGATCCAGGGCCAAATTGTGGTCGACGCAGCAGGGAATCAGACGTTGGTTCAGCAGCAGTTGGAGCTTGTTCCTGCCCAGTTTACTGGCAACGGCTGGCAAATCATTACCACTGCTCCTCAGATAGCCAAGGACACTGCCAATCAACCTGTAGCCGTGACACTGGCCACTACTTCAGCCAACGACAGTACTCCGGCCGGCCGGAAGGTGAAGGCGGAGGGCGGGACTAACACTGTAGCAGCCAATCAGCAGCCTCAGCAGCAGCAGTTTCAGATCATCCAG GTGCAGAACATGCCTTCGTCGGGGGGCGGGGTCCAGTACCAGGTAATCCCCCACTTGCAGACAGCAGACGGCCAACAGATCCACATCAGCCCCCAGACTGCAACCCTGGGGGGCCAACAGATCCACATCAG TCCGGCCCAGGGGGGTCTACCAGAGCAGGTCCAGCTGATCCAGAACCAATCCCAGACCCAGGCCATCCTACAGCCGGCCAATCAGCAGGCCATCCTCACTGGCTCAGCCAATCAAACGTTGCAGCTTCGTCCTGCCCAGTCCTTCCCGCTGCAGATGCAGACCTTACAGGGCTCCCAGACCCAGGTCATGACGACAGTACCCATAAACATCGGCGGTATGACCCTCGCCCTGCCCGTCATGAATAATTTAACGGGGGGTGGAGCTATGCAGCTTATTCAATCAGCCGATGGCAGCTTTACTGTAGCTAACAGCAACCAGCTGGTAACGACAACGTCAGCGGCGGTATCCGGGGCAGTTACTGTCACTGGGTCATCTAGCGGTACCACGACGAGTATCGCTGGGGGCAATGGAGCGCCGTTGGACGGAACACAGCTGAGTTCTGTAGCTGGGTCAGATGGAGCAGctgagagagacatacagaaccAACCCAGTGACCAGGACTCACAGAACACACAgata gtcCAAAGCCAGGCCAATGGCCAATCAGATCCGCCAGGAACCATCCAGCAGGTTATCGTAGGCCAG ATGGGCAACCAGGTATTGCAGCAGATCCAGATTCAGCCCCAGCAGATCACACAGGCCCAGATCCACCAACAAAACCAG aTCCAGGGCCAGCCGCAGCAGATCCAAACCTTTCAGTTAGGACCCGGCCAGACCCTCCAGCCCATACAGGCCTTCCAGAACCAACAG GTTCTGATCCGGACCCCAACCCTGTCCCCGTCGGGCCAGATCACGTGGCAGACGCTGCAGATCCCAGGCGGTGTGTCTGTGCCCCAGCAACTGACTCTGGCCCCCGTGGGCGGGGGGGCCATGGGGGGGACGGGCTTCATGCACTTGGGGGGGGCTCCCCTGACGCTGAGCGCGGCCCAGATCAACCCGGGCGCTGGGGTGCAGACCGTCAGCATCGCCGGGTTGGGCACAGCCGGGGTACAGATGCAGGGGGTTCCGCTCACCATTACCGGACTACAGG GTCAGCCCCAAGGCCAGGAGGGCGGGGTGAAGGTCCAGTCGTCGCCGGTGGCGGTTACCGTGGGTAGCGTGGCGGGGTCGTCGCTTAGTCCGGACCAGATGGGTTCAGTTCAGAGTTCATCGGACCAGGAAGGACCGCCAAGCAAGAGGCTACGCAGGGTGGCCTGTTCTTGTCCCAACTGTAGGGATGGAGAGGGCAG gaaCAGTGGAGACCCGTCGAAGAAGAAACAGCATGTGTGTCACATGGAGGGTTGTGGAAAGGTCTATG GTAAGACCAGTCACCTCCGAGCTCACCTCCGCTGGCACACAGGTGAGAGACCCTTCGTCTGCAACTGGATCTTCTGTGGCAAGAGATTCACGCGGTCTGATGAACTGCAGAGGCACAGGcgaacacacacag GTGAGAAGAGGTTTGAGTGCCCTGAGTGCAGTAAACGTTTCATGCGTAGCGACCATCTCTCCAAACACATCAAAACGCACCAGAACAAGAAGGGCGGCGCTTCTCTGGCCATCATTACAACCGACGACATGGAAGATTCCAACCAGGGCTTAGGCTCCTCCCCTCGCATCGTAACTGTGGCAACTCTCTCCCAGGACTCCGCCCCAGACACGCCCACAGCTTCGTCACCCAATCAGAtcgagggagaagaggaggacgaggaggaagaggaggagtttgAGTAG
- the sp4 gene encoding transcription factor Sp4 isoform X2: MSDQKKEASGSEGGKTDKKDKSSASQDSQPSPLALLAATCSKIGGQGGVEGQGQIQMQAGQIQLQGGQIQGQIVVDAAGNQTLVQQQLELVPAQFTGNGWQIITTAPQIAKDTANQPVAVTLATTSANDSTPAGRKVKAEGGTNTVAANQQPQQQQFQIIQVQNMPSSGGGVQYQVIPHLQTADGQQIHISPQTATLGGQQIHISPAQGGLPEQVQLIQNQSQTQAILQPANQQAILTGSANQTLQLRPAQSFPLQMQTLQGSQTQVMTTVPINIGGMTLALPVMNNLTGGGAMQLIQSADGSFTVANSNQLVTTTSAAVSGAVTVTGSSSGTTTSIAGGNGAPLDGTQLSSVAGSDGAAERDIQNQPSDQDSQNTQIVQSQANGQSDPPGTIQQVIVGQMGNQVLQQIQIQPQQITQAQIHQQNQIQGQPQQIQTFQLGPGQTLQPIQAFQNQQVLIRTPTLSPSGQITWQTLQIPGGVSVPQQLTLAPVGGGAMGGTGFMHLGGAPLTLSAAQINPGAGVQTVSIAGLGTAGVQMQGVPLTITGLQGQPQGQEGGVKVQSSPVAVTVGSVAGSSLSPDQMGSVQSSSDQEGPPSKRLRRVACSCPNCRDGEGRNSGDPSKKKQHVCHMEGCGKVYGKTSHLRAHLRWHTGERPFVCNWIFCGKRFTRSDELQRHRRTHTGEKRFECPECSKRFMRSDHLSKHIKTHQNKKGGASLAIITTDDMEDSNQGLGSSPRIVTVATLSQDSAPDTPTASSPNQIEGEEEDEEEEEEFE, encoded by the exons ATGAGTG ATCAGAAGAAGGAAGCGTCCGGATCAGAAGGAGGCAAAACAGACAAGAAAGACAAAAGTTCTGCATCACAG GATTCCCAGCCATCTCCATTAGCCCTGCTGGCTGCAACCTGCAGTAAGATAGGAGGtcagggaggtgtggagggacagggacagattCAGATGCAGGCTGGTCAAATACAG ttgCAGGGTGGCCAGATCCAGGGCCAAATTGTGGTCGACGCAGCAGGGAATCAGACGTTGGTTCAGCAGCAGTTGGAGCTTGTTCCTGCCCAGTTTACTGGCAACGGCTGGCAAATCATTACCACTGCTCCTCAGATAGCCAAGGACACTGCCAATCAACCTGTAGCCGTGACACTGGCCACTACTTCAGCCAACGACAGTACTCCGGCCGGCCGGAAGGTGAAGGCGGAGGGCGGGACTAACACTGTAGCAGCCAATCAGCAGCCTCAGCAGCAGCAGTTTCAGATCATCCAG GTGCAGAACATGCCTTCGTCGGGGGGCGGGGTCCAGTACCAGGTAATCCCCCACTTGCAGACAGCAGACGGCCAACAGATCCACATCAGCCCCCAGACTGCAACCCTGGGGGGCCAACAGATCCACATCAG TCCGGCCCAGGGGGGTCTACCAGAGCAGGTCCAGCTGATCCAGAACCAATCCCAGACCCAGGCCATCCTACAGCCGGCCAATCAGCAGGCCATCCTCACTGGCTCAGCCAATCAAACGTTGCAGCTTCGTCCTGCCCAGTCCTTCCCGCTGCAGATGCAGACCTTACAGGGCTCCCAGACCCAGGTCATGACGACAGTACCCATAAACATCGGCGGTATGACCCTCGCCCTGCCCGTCATGAATAATTTAACGGGGGGTGGAGCTATGCAGCTTATTCAATCAGCCGATGGCAGCTTTACTGTAGCTAACAGCAACCAGCTGGTAACGACAACGTCAGCGGCGGTATCCGGGGCAGTTACTGTCACTGGGTCATCTAGCGGTACCACGACGAGTATCGCTGGGGGCAATGGAGCGCCGTTGGACGGAACACAGCTGAGTTCTGTAGCTGGGTCAGATGGAGCAGctgagagagacatacagaaccAACCCAGTGACCAGGACTCACAGAACACACAgata gtcCAAAGCCAGGCCAATGGCCAATCAGATCCGCCAGGAACCATCCAGCAGGTTATCGTAGGCCAG ATGGGCAACCAGGTATTGCAGCAGATCCAGATTCAGCCCCAGCAGATCACACAGGCCCAGATCCACCAACAAAACCAG aTCCAGGGCCAGCCGCAGCAGATCCAAACCTTTCAGTTAGGACCCGGCCAGACCCTCCAGCCCATACAGGCCTTCCAGAACCAACAG GTTCTGATCCGGACCCCAACCCTGTCCCCGTCGGGCCAGATCACGTGGCAGACGCTGCAGATCCCAGGCGGTGTGTCTGTGCCCCAGCAACTGACTCTGGCCCCCGTGGGCGGGGGGGCCATGGGGGGGACGGGCTTCATGCACTTGGGGGGGGCTCCCCTGACGCTGAGCGCGGCCCAGATCAACCCGGGCGCTGGGGTGCAGACCGTCAGCATCGCCGGGTTGGGCACAGCCGGGGTACAGATGCAGGGGGTTCCGCTCACCATTACCGGACTACAGG GTCAGCCCCAAGGCCAGGAGGGCGGGGTGAAGGTCCAGTCGTCGCCGGTGGCGGTTACCGTGGGTAGCGTGGCGGGGTCGTCGCTTAGTCCGGACCAGATGGGTTCAGTTCAGAGTTCATCGGACCAGGAAGGACCGCCAAGCAAGAGGCTACGCAGGGTGGCCTGTTCTTGTCCCAACTGTAGGGATGGAGAGGGCAG gaaCAGTGGAGACCCGTCGAAGAAGAAACAGCATGTGTGTCACATGGAGGGTTGTGGAAAGGTCTATG GTAAGACCAGTCACCTCCGAGCTCACCTCCGCTGGCACACAGGTGAGAGACCCTTCGTCTGCAACTGGATCTTCTGTGGCAAGAGATTCACGCGGTCTGATGAACTGCAGAGGCACAGGcgaacacacacag GTGAGAAGAGGTTTGAGTGCCCTGAGTGCAGTAAACGTTTCATGCGTAGCGACCATCTCTCCAAACACATCAAAACGCACCAGAACAAGAAGGGCGGCGCTTCTCTGGCCATCATTACAACCGACGACATGGAAGATTCCAACCAGGGCTTAGGCTCCTCCCCTCGCATCGTAACTGTGGCAACTCTCTCCCAGGACTCCGCCCCAGACACGCCCACAGCTTCGTCACCCAATCAGAtcgagggagaagaggaggacgaggaggaagaggaggagtttgAGTAG